A genomic stretch from Terriglobus sp. RCC_193 includes:
- a CDS encoding glycosyltransferase family 4 protein yields the protein MVNLLTGSLNQAGEQVYLGLFNADGASCAQVVREADQSKIPVWSLRCRGRWDWRAVHDLANFLKINHIDVLHTHGYKANIYGFLGARLAGCAIVATCHNWTKRTAALQKYAALDQIFLRWFDTVIAVSQGVVAELRHHGVHRIRVIANGIDVAKYQGSSNHTKHGQPLVIGGLSRLSKEKGVDVLLWALPRVLDQYPNLHCCIAGEGPERERLEVLAVKLGVTASFHMPGFCDDTADFLKLCTIVVQPSRIEAMPLAILEAMAAGKAIVASSVGEIPRLLEDGHAGMLVPPDSPEKLADAILALLQDEALRQSLERRAAQKAISQFDVAMMTAEYQKVYRTVASSHHPQRHLTRANRMDMQA from the coding sequence ATGGTTAATCTCTTGACAGGCTCATTGAATCAGGCCGGCGAACAGGTCTACCTCGGCTTGTTCAATGCAGACGGAGCGTCATGCGCACAGGTTGTTCGCGAGGCCGATCAAAGCAAAATACCGGTTTGGAGTTTACGTTGCCGCGGGCGCTGGGACTGGCGCGCGGTTCATGATCTGGCAAACTTCCTGAAGATCAATCACATTGATGTTCTGCACACACACGGCTACAAAGCCAACATCTACGGTTTTCTTGGCGCAAGGCTTGCAGGCTGTGCCATTGTTGCGACATGTCACAACTGGACGAAGCGTACCGCCGCTCTGCAGAAATATGCTGCTCTGGATCAGATTTTTTTGCGATGGTTCGACACCGTGATCGCCGTTTCTCAAGGCGTCGTTGCTGAACTTCGGCACCATGGCGTGCACCGTATCCGCGTAATTGCGAATGGTATCGATGTCGCAAAGTACCAAGGCTCAAGCAATCACACCAAACACGGTCAGCCGCTTGTCATCGGAGGCCTCTCGCGTCTATCCAAAGAAAAAGGTGTTGACGTTTTACTTTGGGCATTACCAAGAGTCCTCGACCAATATCCGAACTTGCACTGCTGCATCGCGGGAGAGGGACCAGAGCGAGAAAGACTCGAAGTATTGGCCGTGAAACTAGGCGTAACCGCCTCGTTCCACATGCCAGGGTTTTGTGACGACACGGCAGATTTTTTGAAGCTATGCACCATCGTTGTCCAGCCGTCGCGCATCGAGGCAATGCCTTTGGCCATTCTGGAAGCGATGGCTGCAGGCAAGGCGATTGTCGCTTCCTCGGTGGGTGAGATTCCTCGCTTACTCGAAGACGGCCATGCTGGAATGCTTGTGCCGCCTGACAGTCCGGAGAAGCTTGCAGATGCAATCCTCGCTCTGCTGCAAGATGAGGCTCTGCGGCAAAGCCTGGAGCGCAGAGCGGCACAAAAAGCGATATCACAATTCGATGTCGCGATGATGACTGCCGAATACCAAAAGGTTTACCGCACTGTCGCGTCCAGTCATCACCCCCAACGACATCTGACGCGCGCCAACCGCATGGATATGCAGGCATGA
- a CDS encoding Gfo/Idh/MocA family protein, producing MDTRLKLGVVGLGAWGCNVARCLYELPDCDLVVCSDLSENRRALAERNWGVQTVASLDEMLAQFPEITAVAIAAPAVMHYPLAKMALLADKDVFVEKPFTLNVTDAEELMALAEERRKVLMVGHLLEYHPAVNKIRDIVQAGELGDVYYIYTQRVNLGRIRGDENAMWSFAPHDISQILYILGEEPVDVSARGQSYIQDGIEDVVFLSLFFKNRRMAHIHISWLDPHKMRSTTVVGSKKMLVFDDAATTEKLRIYDSGAQQPATYSYGEAIQVRFGDIQIPHLTTTEPLKLEFQHFIQCVNQRLTPRSDAKDGLRVVRILEAAQKSLELDGLPISLKSGMARKRMPKLTPMDRQWTPQIPLTEQLPVAAVS from the coding sequence ATGGATACACGCTTGAAGTTAGGTGTGGTGGGTCTTGGGGCCTGGGGTTGCAACGTCGCACGTTGCTTATATGAGTTGCCTGATTGCGATTTGGTAGTTTGCAGCGATCTGAGTGAGAACCGCCGCGCTCTGGCAGAGCGCAACTGGGGTGTGCAAACAGTTGCATCTCTTGACGAAATGCTCGCGCAATTCCCGGAAATTACTGCGGTTGCAATTGCTGCTCCGGCAGTCATGCATTATCCATTAGCCAAAATGGCTCTACTCGCGGATAAGGACGTCTTCGTCGAAAAACCATTCACGCTGAACGTTACAGACGCGGAAGAGTTAATGGCGCTGGCAGAAGAGCGCAGGAAAGTCTTGATGGTCGGGCACCTTCTGGAATATCACCCCGCCGTAAATAAGATCCGCGACATTGTGCAGGCCGGTGAACTTGGAGATGTCTATTACATCTACACGCAGCGCGTGAATCTGGGACGCATCCGGGGAGATGAAAACGCAATGTGGAGTTTTGCCCCGCATGACATCTCCCAGATCCTCTACATCCTTGGAGAAGAGCCGGTGGATGTCAGTGCCCGAGGTCAGTCGTACATTCAGGACGGAATTGAAGATGTTGTTTTTCTAAGCCTCTTCTTCAAGAACCGCCGAATGGCACACATCCACATTTCATGGCTGGACCCGCACAAGATGCGGAGCACAACCGTCGTCGGCAGCAAGAAAATGCTGGTGTTTGATGATGCCGCAACAACGGAAAAGCTGCGCATCTATGACAGCGGAGCGCAACAGCCTGCGACTTACTCTTATGGCGAAGCAATCCAGGTGCGATTTGGAGATATTCAGATCCCGCACCTTACGACCACCGAGCCTCTGAAACTGGAGTTCCAGCACTTCATTCAATGCGTGAATCAGCGTCTGACACCGCGCAGCGACGCGAAGGACGGTCTTCGAGTGGTGCGCATCCTGGAGGCAGCGCAGAAATCACTGGAGCTCGACGGGTTGCCAATTTCGCTGAAGTCCGGCATGGCACGCAAGCGCATGCCAAAGCTCACTCCCATGGACCGCCAATGGACACCTCAGATCCCGCTTACGGAACAGTTACCCGTGGCGGCGGTCTCCTGA
- a CDS encoding polysaccharide deacetylase family protein: MNTTVHMEDAPIRAFAYHEIHSLNVNDVYCITPELFLQHLWTMRHSVNDSPESLVITFDDGHYSNFRFAAPLLEFTALHGHFFLPSTWIGQRRGFMSWQDIRELAARGHTIGSHSATHAFLTSCSASAMYEELAGSRHTLEDRLGISVTSISMPGGRWNEEVLRACALAGYETVYTSEPGFYRPAINMDELRTPAVIGRFAIQRRTSLRVINGYSSGDWMTVRRIHSMYQARNSVKRLLGDQAYQRLWFHLFRATPN, encoded by the coding sequence ATGAACACGACCGTCCACATGGAAGACGCTCCCATACGTGCGTTTGCGTATCACGAAATTCACAGCCTAAATGTGAATGACGTGTATTGCATCACGCCAGAGCTTTTCTTACAGCATCTGTGGACCATGCGTCATTCGGTCAACGATAGCCCCGAATCTCTCGTGATCACATTCGATGACGGGCACTACTCTAACTTTCGATTTGCAGCTCCACTTCTGGAATTCACGGCCCTTCACGGTCACTTTTTTCTACCGAGCACATGGATTGGTCAGCGCCGCGGCTTCATGAGTTGGCAAGATATTCGCGAACTCGCAGCCAGGGGGCACACAATCGGATCACATAGCGCGACGCACGCATTTCTCACATCCTGCAGTGCATCTGCCATGTACGAAGAGTTGGCTGGATCGCGCCACACGCTCGAAGATCGATTGGGTATATCGGTGACATCCATTTCCATGCCTGGTGGCAGATGGAATGAGGAGGTCTTGAGGGCATGTGCACTGGCTGGATACGAAACGGTATATACCTCGGAACCTGGATTTTATCGGCCTGCAATCAACATGGACGAGTTACGGACGCCAGCCGTCATTGGCAGATTTGCCATACAGCGCCGAACGAGTCTGCGCGTCATCAACGGCTATTCCAGTGGTGACTGGATGACGGTGCGGAGGATTCACTCTATGTATCAGGCACGAAACAGCGTAAAGCGTCTGCTGGGCGATCAGGCGTATCAGAGGTTGTGGTTCCATCTGTTCCGGGCCACACCGAATTAG
- a CDS encoding EamA family transporter encodes MSTSSLSFAWTSLAVSIAMGSFAQVTLKHTTNRLSVVEQRYLAVPWLLLWGIQFTGAMIFWIIALRRLDISIAYPLMSLGYVAVTGLAAVLLHERVTKWRWIAVGLITCGAAMVAGSV; translated from the coding sequence ATGTCGACTTCTTCTCTTTCCTTTGCCTGGACTTCCCTCGCGGTAAGCATTGCAATGGGGTCGTTCGCGCAAGTCACGTTGAAACATACAACCAATCGTCTGTCTGTGGTCGAACAACGATATCTGGCGGTGCCGTGGTTACTTCTGTGGGGTATCCAGTTCACAGGCGCCATGATCTTTTGGATTATTGCGCTACGACGACTCGATATCTCCATTGCGTACCCACTGATGAGTCTGGGATATGTCGCAGTAACAGGGTTGGCAGCGGTTCTTCTTCATGAACGCGTTACGAAGTGGCGATGGATCGCAGTGGGCCTTATAACGTGCGGAGCCGCCATGGTGGCAGGGAGTGTGTAG
- a CDS encoding NAD(P)/FAD-dependent oxidoreductase — protein MQNAEVRQSHIAVIGGGFTGMVCAFRLLRAGYRVTILEREIELGGLSATQSFGSFHWDRFYHCILTSDKPLLRLIQDLGLDSELRWNKTEVGLFSHGELHRMTGPTDLLRYRHLSLLSKARLALMTLYVTRLKNGRKLEGIPLCQWTRRIFGEEVYSQVWEPLLRCKLGELRKYASAAFLWGTIVRLASTREKGPGTQERLGYLHGGYGTLFKRLQQTVNSLHGETSLGVDIRSIGPGRNDVPGEGVLIRARHRDIYVDGIVLTTPNRVIASLLQVEDHLYKERLGQVMYLGIVCTVLVLKRKLSSFYVTNVTEKIGFTGVIEMTNLIDPEQETNGRHLVYLPRYTSPSDPLFGASDDAIWAHIQPDLKRIFPDLQEEDIESRFVFRQKDVQPVPTIDYSTLAPPARTPVAGVYVANTAQIINNTLNNNAMTSIAEATCDALMQDIPAVRQLEHTADVVQIPSVFTKTQGVRAACTA, from the coding sequence ATGCAGAATGCTGAAGTCCGACAGTCACATATTGCAGTGATCGGAGGCGGATTTACAGGCATGGTTTGTGCCTTTCGTCTGTTACGCGCTGGCTATCGCGTCACCATCCTGGAACGCGAAATCGAGCTCGGCGGATTGAGCGCAACGCAGTCTTTTGGCTCATTTCATTGGGATCGCTTTTATCACTGCATCCTGACCTCTGATAAGCCACTGCTGCGCCTCATCCAGGATCTTGGCCTCGACAGCGAACTTCGATGGAATAAGACAGAAGTGGGTCTGTTTTCTCACGGCGAGCTTCATCGGATGACTGGCCCGACTGACCTCCTGCGTTATCGCCATCTTTCCCTGCTGTCAAAAGCCCGGCTCGCACTCATGACCTTATATGTCACGCGTCTCAAGAACGGGCGCAAGCTGGAAGGCATTCCGCTATGCCAATGGACGAGGCGCATTTTCGGGGAAGAGGTCTACTCCCAGGTATGGGAACCACTATTGCGGTGCAAGCTGGGTGAACTGCGCAAGTATGCGTCTGCCGCATTCCTCTGGGGAACCATCGTGAGACTTGCTTCCACGCGCGAGAAAGGCCCCGGAACACAGGAACGGCTTGGCTATCTGCATGGAGGCTACGGAACGCTTTTCAAGCGGTTACAACAGACAGTCAATTCCCTGCACGGTGAAACGAGCCTTGGAGTCGATATTCGAAGCATTGGCCCAGGCAGAAACGATGTCCCGGGCGAAGGCGTGCTGATTCGTGCGCGACATAGGGATATCTATGTCGACGGCATAGTACTTACAACCCCCAATCGCGTTATCGCCTCGCTGCTCCAGGTGGAAGATCACCTGTACAAAGAGCGACTGGGACAGGTGATGTATCTGGGCATCGTGTGCACGGTGCTGGTCCTGAAACGGAAGCTCTCGTCGTTTTATGTGACGAATGTTACGGAGAAGATCGGATTCACAGGTGTCATTGAAATGACTAACCTGATCGATCCAGAACAGGAAACAAACGGAAGACACCTCGTCTATCTTCCGCGATACACCTCACCCTCTGATCCGCTCTTTGGGGCGAGCGATGATGCTATATGGGCGCACATTCAGCCAGATCTCAAGCGAATCTTTCCCGACCTGCAGGAAGAGGATATTGAAAGCCGATTCGTCTTTCGGCAGAAAGATGTTCAGCCCGTACCAACGATCGACTATTCGACACTCGCCCCGCCAGCCCGCACACCAGTCGCCGGAGTCTATGTAGCGAACACCGCGCAGATCATCAACAACACGCTCAACAACAATGCGATGACCTCCATTGCCGAAGCAACATGCGACGCGCTCATGCAGGACATTCCGGCCGTTCGACAGCTTGAACATACTGCAGATGTGGTTCAAATACCTTCGGTGTTTACGAAGACGCAGGGGGTGCGTGCCGCATGTACAGCATGA